A window of Haloarcula sp. H-GB4 contains these coding sequences:
- a CDS encoding site-2 protease family protein translates to MATQSSQPELPDPEALADTFYVYEIDRTAEDGVRYYGEPMTESEQVIHRIAPAFRQRGYRVALKREMGEWVLIARERSLGVDGVPWLNVGLAVLTLLSTLYAGTRWYGLSVLEDPTAMLTAWPFAAAALGILAIHEFGHYVMSRYHEVEASLPYFLPFPNVLGTLGAVISMNDHIPDRKALFDIGVAGPLAGLAATVVVTAIGVTLPPVEVTRGIVTNIELGYPLLLQGIAAVMGEQLEYANPQLLPNPVVIGGWVGAFVTFLNLLPVGQLDGAHVARSLFGDRLSLVQLAVPVALFGLAGYLVVFEGGRAAGLWAFWGILALVFGRLGSATPLDETPLGPGRWAVGLVTFVLGMLCFVPVPLVITM, encoded by the coding sequence ATGGCGACCCAGTCCTCGCAGCCGGAGTTGCCGGACCCGGAAGCACTCGCAGACACGTTCTACGTGTACGAGATCGACAGGACCGCCGAGGACGGCGTCCGGTATTACGGCGAGCCGATGACCGAGTCCGAACAGGTCATCCATCGCATCGCACCGGCGTTCCGTCAGCGCGGGTACCGCGTCGCGCTCAAGCGGGAGATGGGCGAGTGGGTGCTGATCGCGCGGGAGCGGTCGCTCGGCGTCGACGGCGTCCCGTGGTTGAACGTCGGGCTCGCCGTCCTGACGCTGTTGTCGACGCTGTACGCCGGGACCCGCTGGTACGGGCTGTCCGTGCTCGAAGACCCGACAGCCATGCTCACGGCGTGGCCCTTCGCCGCAGCCGCACTGGGAATTCTCGCAATTCACGAGTTCGGCCACTACGTCATGAGCCGCTATCACGAGGTGGAAGCGAGCCTACCGTACTTCCTGCCGTTTCCGAACGTGCTCGGGACGCTGGGTGCGGTCATCAGCATGAACGACCACATCCCCGACCGCAAGGCGCTGTTCGACATCGGTGTCGCTGGTCCGCTGGCCGGACTCGCCGCGACCGTCGTCGTGACTGCCATCGGCGTGACGCTCCCACCAGTGGAGGTAACCCGTGGCATCGTCACGAACATCGAACTCGGCTACCCGCTGTTGTTGCAGGGTATCGCCGCAGTCATGGGCGAACAGCTTGAGTACGCGAACCCGCAACTCCTCCCGAACCCGGTCGTCATCGGCGGCTGGGTGGGGGCGTTCGTGACCTTCCTGAACCTCTTGCCCGTTGGCCAACTTGACGGCGCACACGTCGCCCGGTCGCTGTTCGGCGACCGCCTGTCGCTGGTCCAGCTTGCCGTCCCCGTCGCCCTGTTTGGACTCGCTGGCTACCTCGTGGTCTTCGAGGGCGGCCGAGCGGCCGGACTGTGGGCGTTCTGGGGGATTCTGGCGCTGGTGTTCGGCCGGCTCGGGTCCGCGACGCCGCTGGACGAGACACCGCTGGGGCCGGGCCGCTGGGCTGTTGGCCTAGTTACGTTCGTTCTAGGGATGCTCTGTTTCGTCCCGGTGCCGCTCGTCATCACGATGTAG
- a CDS encoding segregation/condensation protein A, with protein sequence MTSEKSEARPEEAPRDSERGTDVTRETAEQRDGGPSEQSSGDRGEPRDDEEAGDQADDIPLNITGHEDREPPGESSDATALLGESADSGDDTAAQDRPENDQTTDSDEDGDEDVEPVEVLVQLADDGEIDPWDIDVVRVTDKFLQRIDDADLRTSGRALFYASVLIRMKSDAMLGEGETDEEPAEPWEQAMHEDAPIEDPDPFAALESEMDRRLERRRARGMPQTLDELVRDLRDAERESWWKESREYDTSDSPSGYDRGTQELDYRGADDMRLDEEPSAADVTGTAHAENIDDIIADVHDAVREQYDQGRDEVLYREVDTAGGTRVETFLGLLFLAHRGQVRLQQDDLFGDLWIQDPSVATGSDEAVAD encoded by the coding sequence ATGACTAGCGAGAAGAGCGAGGCGCGCCCGGAGGAAGCGCCTCGGGACAGCGAGCGGGGAACGGATGTGACCCGCGAGACGGCGGAGCAACGCGACGGCGGGCCCTCGGAACAGTCGAGCGGCGACCGTGGGGAGCCACGAGACGATGAAGAGGCAGGAGATCAGGCGGATGACATCCCGCTCAACATCACCGGGCACGAGGACCGCGAGCCACCGGGCGAATCCAGCGACGCCACGGCCCTGCTGGGCGAGTCCGCCGACTCGGGCGACGATACGGCGGCACAGGACCGCCCCGAAAACGACCAGACGACCGACAGCGACGAGGACGGAGACGAAGACGTCGAACCGGTCGAAGTGCTGGTCCAGCTCGCGGACGACGGCGAAATCGACCCGTGGGACATCGACGTGGTGCGAGTCACGGACAAGTTCCTCCAGCGCATCGACGATGCGGACCTTCGCACGTCAGGGCGGGCGCTGTTCTACGCGAGCGTCCTCATCCGGATGAAAAGCGACGCGATGCTCGGCGAGGGCGAGACGGACGAGGAGCCGGCCGAGCCGTGGGAGCAGGCGATGCACGAGGACGCGCCCATCGAGGACCCGGACCCCTTCGCCGCGCTGGAGTCGGAGATGGACCGACGGCTCGAACGCCGCCGCGCCCGCGGGATGCCACAGACGCTCGATGAACTCGTTCGGGACCTCCGCGATGCCGAACGGGAATCGTGGTGGAAAGAGTCACGTGAGTACGACACCAGTGACTCTCCGAGCGGGTACGACCGTGGGACGCAGGAACTGGACTACCGCGGGGCCGACGATATGCGACTGGATGAGGAACCGTCCGCCGCCGATGTGACCGGGACCGCCCACGCCGAGAACATCGATGATATCATCGCTGACGTGCACGACGCCGTCCGCGAGCAGTACGACCAGGGCCGCGATGAGGTGCTGTACCGCGAGGTCGACACGGCCGGTGGGACCCGCGTCGAGACGTTCCTCGGATTGCTCTTTTTAGCTCACCGTGGTCAGGTCCGACTCCAGCAGGATGACCTCTTCGGGGACCTCTGGATTCAGGACCCCAGCGTGGCGACCGGATCGGACGAAGCTGTCGCGGACTGA